In a single window of the Acetivibrio clariflavus DSM 19732 genome:
- a CDS encoding M20 metallopeptidase family protein, which produces MLSSEIKKLSSDILSEIVSLRRTIHKEPELGFKEFKTSTLVANYLNSLGLKVNKGIAGTGVIGLLEGKSPGKTIAIRADMDALPITEETDLPYASSIPGVMHACGHDVHTSIVLGTANILSKFKNQIKGNIKFIFQPGEEGLGGAKKMIDEGALENPKVDAIIALHIAPNCKTGQISICSGPVMASPSEFTIEIKGRGGHAAEPQKTIDPIIIGTNIINLFQTIVSRNKDPLKSAVLSVTSFQAGNAFNIIPSNAYIKGTVRTFDPLLDDEIYKRMHSIISSVTGAMGAEYSFNYRKSYPPVINNKEIVDIIVKASSKIIGKENLILNKQASMLAEDFSYYSNEIPGALFNLGCSHPSWTHFENLHSSKLVVDENCISTGMEIFSQTVMDFFENNIS; this is translated from the coding sequence ATGCTATCTTCGGAAATCAAGAAGCTATCTTCCGATATACTAAGCGAAATAGTGTCTTTAAGGAGAACAATTCATAAAGAGCCGGAATTAGGCTTTAAAGAATTCAAAACTTCAACCCTTGTTGCCAATTACTTAAACTCTCTGGGACTTAAAGTAAATAAAGGTATTGCCGGTACAGGAGTCATTGGGCTTTTAGAAGGAAAATCCCCGGGGAAAACTATTGCAATCAGAGCCGACATGGATGCTTTACCAATTACCGAAGAAACCGATTTGCCATATGCTTCTTCAATCCCTGGAGTCATGCATGCTTGCGGTCACGATGTCCATACATCAATAGTTCTTGGTACCGCAAACATACTCAGCAAATTCAAAAATCAAATAAAAGGTAATATAAAATTCATATTTCAGCCTGGGGAAGAAGGATTGGGAGGAGCAAAAAAAATGATTGATGAAGGTGCTCTCGAAAATCCAAAGGTGGACGCAATAATTGCTCTTCATATAGCACCAAACTGTAAAACCGGACAAATTTCTATATGTTCAGGTCCCGTAATGGCATCTCCCAGTGAATTTACAATAGAAATAAAAGGCCGTGGAGGTCATGCTGCTGAACCTCAAAAAACTATTGATCCTATTATCATAGGTACAAACATCATTAACCTTTTTCAAACTATTGTGTCAAGAAACAAAGACCCATTAAAAAGTGCGGTATTATCCGTTACCAGTTTTCAAGCCGGAAACGCTTTTAATATTATTCCGTCAAATGCTTATATCAAAGGTACTGTGAGAACCTTTGACCCATTATTGGATGATGAAATTTATAAGAGAATGCACTCAATAATTTCCTCTGTAACCGGTGCAATGGGTGCAGAGTATTCTTTTAATTATAGGAAAAGTTACCCTCCCGTTATAAACAATAAAGAAATAGTGGATATAATCGTTAAAGCTTCATCAAAAATTATTGGCAAAGAAAATTTAATATTGAACAAGCAAGCATCCATGCTCGCCGAGGATTTTTCGTATTATTCCAATGAAATACCCGGTGCTTTGTTTAATTTAGGATGCTCGCACCCATCGTGGACTCATTTTGAAAACCTGCACAGCAGCAAGTTGGTGGTAGACGAAAATTGTATTTCTACAGGCATGGAAATATTCTCTCAAACCGTTATGGATTTTTTTGAGAATAATATTTCCTAA
- a CDS encoding PC4/YdbC family ssDNA-binding protein, giving the protein MDIRVFWTDGQSEEFKPSQKGVAIPHDRLNDLKDLINSIN; this is encoded by the coding sequence ATTGACATAAGAGTATTTTGGACAGATGGACAAAGTGAGGAATTTAAACCAAGCCAAAAAGGGGTTGCTATTCCCCATGACAGACTGAATGATTTAAAGGATTTAATCAACAGCATTAATTGA
- a CDS encoding DUF378 domain-containing protein — translation MNRTPLDRLALVIVVIGALNWLLVGLFQYDLVAALFGGQTSFLSRIIYSIVGLAGLYSISLLFREVPAVRDKV, via the coding sequence ATGAATAGAACACCCTTAGATAGACTAGCTCTAGTTATAGTTGTAATTGGAGCATTAAACTGGTTATTGGTAGGACTTTTCCAGTATGACCTTGTAGCCGCTTTGTTTGGCGGTCAAACATCATTTTTATCCAGAATAATTTATTCTATTGTAGGACTTGCCGGTCTGTACAGCATTAGTTTACTCTTCAGGGAAGTACCTGCTGTAAGAGATAAGGTATAA
- a CDS encoding alpha/beta-type small acid-soluble spore protein: MASNSKTKFDKLKYEVASEVGVNLKQGYNGDITARDAGRIGGNIVKKVFQAYTGKNYQ, encoded by the coding sequence ATGGCTAGCAACAGCAAAACAAAGTTTGATAAATTGAAATATGAAGTAGCTTCTGAAGTTGGCGTTAACTTAAAACAGGGATACAATGGTGACATCACTGCCAGAGACGCAGGTAGAATAGGTGGAAATATCGTTAAGAAAGTCTTCCAGGCATATACAGGAAAGAACTATCAATAA
- a CDS encoding YebC/PmpR family DNA-binding transcriptional regulator, with protein sequence MAGHSKWANIKRKKEKTDAQRAKIFTKLGREIAVIVRQGGPDPESNSKLRDVIAKAKAANMPNENIMRCIKKAAGEVDNTDYEEIVYEGYGPGGVAVIVEAMTDNRNRTAADVRHYFDKFGGNLGTTGCVSFMFDKKGVILIEKNGKINEDDLMMEALEYGAEDFSTDEEYYEIITAPEDFSKVREGLENKGYEFIKAEVEMVPQTMTKLTDPKQIELMDKLIEHLEDLDDVQNVYHNWEED encoded by the coding sequence ATGGCAGGGCATTCAAAATGGGCCAATATAAAGCGTAAGAAAGAAAAAACTGATGCTCAAAGGGCTAAAATATTTACCAAATTGGGCAGGGAAATTGCCGTTATTGTAAGACAAGGAGGACCTGACCCCGAGTCCAACTCAAAATTAAGGGATGTTATTGCCAAAGCAAAAGCTGCTAATATGCCTAATGAAAATATTATGAGATGCATTAAAAAAGCTGCCGGTGAAGTAGACAATACCGATTACGAGGAAATTGTTTATGAGGGATATGGTCCCGGCGGAGTAGCAGTTATTGTTGAAGCCATGACTGATAACAGAAATAGGACAGCTGCTGACGTAAGGCATTATTTTGACAAATTTGGCGGTAACCTTGGAACTACCGGATGTGTTTCTTTTATGTTTGATAAAAAGGGGGTTATCCTTATAGAAAAGAACGGCAAAATTAATGAGGATGACCTGATGATGGAAGCCCTTGAGTATGGTGCGGAAGATTTTTCGACCGATGAGGAATACTATGAGATTATTACTGCACCGGAGGACTTTTCAAAGGTGAGAGAAGGCCTTGAAAATAAAGGTTATGAATTTATCAAGGCAGAAGTGGAAATGGTACCGCAAACCATGACAAAACTCACTGACCCGAAACAGATTGAGTTAATGGACAAACTCATTGAACACTTAGAAGATTTAGACGATGTGCAAAATGTTTATCACAATTGGGAAGAAGATTAA
- a CDS encoding sensor histidine kinase — protein MGKRQVVNVYIRIINILLIAALLALNLCYFIESKEVNIGFRRTSFFVPIEYISLITVCLSLILLLLDITNLITSHYFYKKEKIQEKAKLIKYQKAIDVQYKLLEKIASLYDNTVKCTNEKSEFFYNMSHELKTPITVILGAIQLIEQNRVPLEYDRRKSSKHIVTIKQNCYRLLRLINNMLDLSRIESGYIKSNMVNCNIVYLIEEICQSVIPYSDQKSITLEFDTMEEEIITAVDVDKIERIILNLLSNAIKYTNKGGKISVVVSREGENVYISVKDTGIGIPKDKQKSVFERYQQVDSSLTKGIDGCGLGLSIVKSFVELHGGSIKVNSEPNMGSEFKISLPIKLVETTDCDTPKCVKDNQRRIIEAINIEFSDIYNIAAENPIKVVNSAAMNR, from the coding sequence TTGGGCAAGAGACAAGTTGTGAATGTATACATAAGAATCATTAATATTTTGTTAATTGCAGCACTCTTAGCGTTAAATTTGTGTTATTTCATCGAATCTAAAGAAGTTAACATAGGTTTCAGACGGACGAGTTTTTTTGTCCCAATTGAGTACATTTCATTAATAACAGTTTGCCTTTCTTTGATACTTTTACTTTTAGACATAACCAACTTAATAACCAGCCATTATTTTTACAAAAAAGAAAAAATCCAGGAAAAAGCTAAACTTATCAAATACCAGAAAGCAATTGACGTTCAATACAAATTGTTAGAGAAAATTGCTTCGCTTTATGACAATACTGTCAAATGCACCAATGAAAAATCCGAATTCTTTTATAACATGTCTCATGAGCTAAAAACTCCTATAACAGTCATATTAGGTGCAATTCAGCTTATAGAACAGAACAGGGTGCCACTTGAATATGACCGGCGAAAATCCAGCAAGCACATTGTAACTATAAAGCAAAACTGTTACAGGTTGCTTAGATTAATAAACAACATGCTTGATCTTAGTCGGATTGAATCTGGCTATATAAAATCCAACATGGTTAATTGCAATATAGTATATCTTATAGAAGAAATTTGCCAATCGGTAATACCCTATTCGGATCAGAAATCCATAACCCTTGAATTTGATACTATGGAGGAAGAAATAATTACTGCTGTGGATGTGGATAAAATCGAAAGAATAATACTGAATCTCCTGTCAAACGCAATAAAATATACAAATAAGGGTGGAAAAATTTCAGTCGTAGTATCAAGAGAAGGTGAAAATGTGTATATAAGTGTAAAAGACACAGGTATCGGAATACCGAAAGATAAGCAAAAAAGCGTATTTGAACGGTACCAGCAAGTGGACAGTTCTCTAACCAAAGGAATTGACGGATGCGGTTTGGGTCTATCTATTGTAAAGTCTTTTGTAGAACTTCACGGAGGAAGTATAAAAGTAAATAGCGAACCTAATATGGGCAGCGAATTTAAAATTTCTCTTCCAATTAAGCTTGTCGAGACAACTGACTGCGATACTCCAAAATGTGTAAAAGACAACCAGAGAAGAATAATAGAAGCCATAAATATTGAATTTTCAGATATATATAACATTGCAGCGGAAAATCCTATTAAAGTAGTAAATTCCGCTGCAATGAATAGATGA
- a CDS encoding CoA-binding protein, whose product MLEEEMLSKKVWAVVGANSNPEKYGNMIYKKLKSRGYTVYPVNPNYEYIEGDKCYKDLSSLPEVPEVIDMVVSPKIGESVIEEAARVGVKYVWLQPGTFNNKIMDLIEEKGLNAVQACVLVALR is encoded by the coding sequence ATGTTGGAAGAAGAAATGCTCAGTAAAAAAGTATGGGCTGTAGTGGGAGCTAACAGCAATCCTGAGAAATATGGGAATATGATTTATAAGAAACTGAAGTCCCGGGGATATACGGTTTATCCCGTTAATCCGAATTACGAATACATTGAGGGAGATAAGTGTTATAAGGACTTGTCGTCTTTGCCGGAGGTTCCGGAAGTAATCGATATGGTTGTTTCTCCTAAAATAGGTGAGAGCGTGATTGAAGAGGCGGCAAGGGTTGGTGTAAAATACGTATGGCTTCAGCCTGGAACTTTCAACAATAAAATAATGGATTTGATAGAAGAAAAGGGACTTAATGCAGTTCAGGCTTGTGTTCTTGTAGCTCTAAGATAA
- a CDS encoding YigZ family protein: MEKEYKTVLNEAVCEIEEKKSRFIAHVKPVASEEEAVSFINELKTKYWDATHNVYAYFIGGNNIVQRYSDDGEPSGTAGLPTLEVIKRMNVQNIVVVVTRYFGGTLLGAAGLIRAYGKSAALGIEKAGIVIKRLCKEVRIIVEYTIFGKLQSFLLSKGYTIKDIIYEQDVELIVFVYVDEIENFSKLVTEVTNARAIVEIGDETYITLDLDGKLIL; the protein is encoded by the coding sequence TTGGAAAAGGAGTATAAAACGGTTTTAAATGAAGCAGTTTGTGAAATTGAAGAAAAGAAATCGCGATTTATAGCTCACGTGAAGCCGGTGGCGAGTGAGGAAGAGGCAGTTTCCTTTATAAATGAGCTGAAAACAAAGTATTGGGATGCCACACATAATGTTTATGCTTATTTTATTGGTGGTAATAATATTGTACAAAGATACAGTGATGACGGTGAGCCCTCCGGGACTGCTGGTCTTCCGACGCTGGAAGTTATAAAGAGAATGAATGTTCAAAATATTGTGGTGGTTGTTACACGTTATTTTGGAGGAACTTTACTGGGGGCAGCAGGTCTTATTCGTGCTTACGGAAAAAGTGCAGCTTTGGGAATTGAAAAAGCCGGTATTGTTATAAAGAGGCTCTGCAAAGAAGTGAGAATAATTGTTGAGTATACAATATTTGGAAAGTTGCAAAGTTTTCTCCTTTCAAAAGGTTATACAATAAAAGACATAATATATGAACAGGATGTAGAATTGATAGTTTTTGTGTATGTGGATGAAATTGAAAACTTCAGTAAACTGGTGACAGAAGTTACAAATGCAAGGGCAATTGTTGAAATTGGCGATGAGACATACATAACATTGGACTTAGATGGCAAACTTATTTTATAG
- the lepB gene encoding signal peptidase I, with protein sequence MLRFIKEIASWTAYILSAVAIGLAINTFVFQPTQIVGCSMESTFYENDKIMVNKLIHTFRSEPDYGDIVIIDSRVNRDRTIKDDLMDSLKYNAITSMFTKEKQDVLWIKRVIGKAGDTLEYIDGTLYRNGEALQEDYIKEPMRFFPEGKVVVPEGCIYVMGDNRNASLDSRMIGAIPLDHVIGKFAFKFN encoded by the coding sequence ATGCTTCGTTTTATTAAAGAAATTGCCAGTTGGACCGCGTATATACTATCTGCTGTTGCAATCGGCTTGGCTATAAATACTTTCGTTTTTCAACCGACCCAAATCGTTGGATGTTCCATGGAATCCACCTTCTATGAAAATGATAAAATAATGGTAAATAAGCTCATTCATACTTTTCGTTCCGAGCCCGATTACGGCGATATTGTGATTATCGACAGCCGTGTAAATCGAGACAGGACCATTAAGGACGATTTGATGGATAGTCTTAAATATAATGCCATAACCAGCATGTTTACCAAAGAAAAGCAGGATGTTTTGTGGATAAAGAGAGTTATTGGAAAAGCAGGAGACACATTGGAGTATATTGACGGCACCTTGTACAGAAACGGAGAAGCATTGCAGGAAGATTATATCAAAGAGCCTATGCGTTTTTTCCCCGAAGGAAAAGTTGTTGTGCCCGAAGGTTGTATATATGTTATGGGAGATAACAGAAATGCAAGCTTAGACAGCCGAATGATTGGGGCAATTCCTCTTGATCATGTAATCGGTAAGTTTGCTTTCAAATTTAATTGA
- a CDS encoding NUDIX hydrolase, translated as MLVRSFAGGVVFSGNKVLLRKCEDGWVLPREQLRDGELPNEVALNKISQESGIQAEIISNAGQTSYECTYFPMTRQTPFLNKVTWYIMKSRNDKVNEENIKNNSAFVNVEEAMNLMKYNQDKSLVNLSFTKYKQMEQFN; from the coding sequence ATGTTGGTAAGGAGCTTTGCAGGCGGAGTTGTATTCTCTGGAAACAAGGTACTCCTTCGAAAGTGTGAAGATGGCTGGGTACTTCCACGAGAGCAACTACGCGACGGAGAATTACCAAATGAAGTTGCCCTTAATAAAATCAGTCAAGAGTCCGGAATTCAGGCGGAAATAATATCTAACGCCGGTCAAACAAGTTACGAATGTACATACTTTCCAATGACACGTCAAACACCATTCTTAAACAAAGTTACCTGGTATATTATGAAATCCCGCAATGATAAAGTTAACGAAGAAAATATAAAAAATAACAGTGCCTTTGTAAATGTTGAAGAAGCCATGAATTTGATGAAATACAATCAGGATAAGTCATTAGTTAATTTATCTTTTACGAAATATAAGCAAATGGAACAATTTAACTAG
- the hflX gene encoding GTPase HflX codes for MGNIYINGNLDSLKKSVIGELEALLNIQTDGNDFIPPELTEAISNISSRINREISVFLDRKGNIVDISVGDSSTVALPEVKGRRDKSRLSGIRCIHTHPNGVGMVSLVDINSMLNLRLDAMAAVGVSNGNITEIFVAIPVRSERNEFDKYHVYGPYKIHDKKINGLWNVIEETDRAAGTILHENKTDVERTIIVGLETSTGKIINGKSEGERSLDELEELVRTAGGQVVKKVLQKRSERDSAYYIGKGKLEELSLIRQALDADMIVFDDELSGAQLRNIEEVVGIKVIDRTTLILDIFAQRARSREGKLQVELAQLKYRVSRLIGLGNQLSRLGGGIGTRGPGEKKLEVDRRHIRRRISYLEDELSKVEKRRNFMRKTRDKDSLPVIALVGYTNAGKSTLMNALCKSDVFAEDKLFATLDPTARGLKLPNGRDAILVDTVGFIRKLPHELVEAFKSTLEEAVYGDILIHVVDITNEESIEQIEVVNNILNSLGALNKPVVMALNKVDLLTQRQRPPVLNPLGSVVEISAVTLEGIDVLLKAVADALGFEEEEMELLIPYHEGWAISYVHENGKILEKIYDEKGVYIRVSMLKSKSNYIKAFECPCSIK; via the coding sequence GTGGGTAATATATACATCAATGGCAATCTGGATTCTCTGAAAAAGTCTGTTATTGGTGAATTGGAAGCTCTCTTGAATATACAGACGGATGGAAATGATTTTATTCCGCCGGAGCTGACAGAGGCAATATCCAATATAAGCAGCAGAATAAACCGTGAAATTTCGGTTTTTTTAGATAGAAAAGGGAATATTGTTGATATTAGTGTAGGAGACAGCAGTACTGTAGCACTACCTGAAGTAAAAGGCAGGAGAGATAAGTCAAGACTTTCAGGGATAAGATGTATTCATACTCATCCGAATGGTGTCGGCATGGTATCTCTTGTGGATATAAACTCCATGCTCAATTTGAGACTTGATGCCATGGCAGCAGTAGGTGTAAGCAATGGGAATATAACAGAAATTTTTGTTGCAATACCTGTAAGATCTGAAAGAAACGAATTTGACAAGTACCATGTTTACGGCCCCTATAAGATCCATGATAAAAAAATTAATGGCCTTTGGAACGTTATTGAGGAAACGGATAGGGCTGCCGGGACTATACTTCATGAAAATAAAACAGACGTTGAAAGGACAATTATTGTTGGACTTGAAACTTCAACCGGCAAAATCATAAACGGAAAAAGCGAAGGGGAAAGATCTTTGGATGAACTGGAAGAATTGGTTCGGACAGCCGGTGGGCAAGTAGTTAAGAAAGTGCTGCAAAAAAGATCGGAAAGAGATTCGGCTTATTATATCGGAAAAGGGAAGTTGGAGGAACTAAGTTTAATAAGGCAGGCTTTAGATGCTGACATGATTGTTTTTGATGATGAACTTTCCGGGGCTCAACTGAGAAATATTGAAGAAGTTGTAGGTATAAAAGTAATTGACAGGACAACTCTTATTTTGGATATATTTGCTCAACGGGCCAGATCAAGAGAGGGAAAGCTTCAAGTGGAATTAGCCCAGTTAAAGTACAGGGTGTCAAGACTTATCGGCCTAGGAAATCAGCTTTCCAGGCTTGGAGGAGGTATTGGGACAAGAGGCCCGGGTGAGAAAAAGCTGGAAGTAGACCGAAGGCACATTAGAAGAAGGATTAGCTACCTTGAAGATGAACTTTCCAAGGTTGAAAAGCGTAGAAATTTTATGCGGAAAACGAGGGACAAGGATTCTTTGCCTGTTATAGCTTTAGTTGGCTATACCAATGCCGGAAAATCCACTCTTATGAATGCATTGTGCAAATCCGATGTCTTTGCGGAGGACAAACTTTTTGCAACTTTGGATCCAACAGCCAGAGGACTTAAGCTTCCAAACGGCAGGGATGCTATTTTGGTTGATACAGTTGGCTTTATCAGAAAATTGCCTCATGAGTTGGTGGAGGCTTTTAAGTCCACTTTGGAAGAGGCTGTATATGGCGATATACTCATTCATGTGGTGGATATTACAAATGAAGAATCAATAGAGCAGATTGAAGTTGTGAATAATATTTTAAATTCATTGGGTGCATTAAACAAACCTGTTGTAATGGCTTTAAATAAAGTGGATCTTCTTACTCAAAGACAGAGACCTCCTGTTTTAAATCCATTGGGAAGCGTGGTGGAAATTTCCGCTGTTACTTTAGAGGGAATTGATGTATTGCTTAAAGCAGTTGCTGATGCTTTAGGATTTGAGGAAGAGGAAATGGAATTGCTTATTCCTTACCATGAGGGTTGGGCAATATCCTATGTTCATGAAAACGGAAAAATACTTGAAAAAATTTATGATGAAAAAGGTGTTTATATTAGAGTTTCAATGTTAAAATCGAAATCAAATTATATAAAAGCGTTTGAATGTCCTTGCAGTATAAAGTAA
- the dut gene encoding dUTP diphosphatase: MEGKVEVFLEICREGAVVPAYAKEGDAGMDVCAAEEVLIAPGETVIVPTGIKLAIPDGYEIQVRPRSGISYNTPLRLSNSPGTIDSGYRDELGIIMTNTSESAFGDQVFTIDSKGNCKGTYRIRKGDRIAQIVLQVVPKMKFTIVDSVKGIGNDRGGGFGSTGVR; this comes from the coding sequence ATGGAAGGAAAGGTTGAAGTTTTTTTAGAGATATGCAGAGAAGGCGCAGTTGTACCGGCCTATGCAAAAGAAGGAGATGCAGGCATGGACGTATGTGCCGCAGAGGAGGTATTAATTGCACCGGGTGAAACGGTTATTGTTCCTACAGGAATAAAGCTGGCCATACCCGATGGTTATGAAATTCAGGTAAGGCCCAGAAGCGGAATATCATATAATACACCGCTCAGGCTTTCAAATTCACCTGGAACAATTGACAGCGGTTATAGAGATGAACTTGGAATTATAATGACCAATACTTCAGAGAGTGCTTTTGGTGACCAAGTTTTTACTATTGATTCAAAGGGAAATTGCAAAGGTACATACCGCATTCGAAAAGGTGACAGGATAGCTCAAATTGTATTGCAGGTTGTACCTAAAATGAAATTTACCATAGTTGATTCGGTTAAAGGTATAGGTAATGACCGGGGCGGAGGATTCGGTTCTACCGGGGTCAGATAA
- a CDS encoding DUF3656 domain-containing U32 family peptidase — protein sequence MDKIELLAPAGDWESFLAAVENGADAVYLGGKLFNARQFASNFDIERITEAIRYAHVRGVKLYLTMNTLMSDNELLEGVRFFKEAYLAGIDGVIVQDLGFARIIKQLFPDVPVHASTQMTIYNLDGVEVLSRMGFERIVLARELSLEEIKDITDKTFTEIEIFIHGALCVSYSGQCLMSSIIGGRSGNRGKCAQPCRLPYELVEKESDKAVSRNKGLYLMSPKDLCSIEILDKIKEAGVKSLKIEGRMKGPEYVAVVTRTYRKYLDEHVIKNESGTNGKYVVDDSDIKELSQVFNRRGFSRGYLEGKTGSTMMSYEKPKNWGIYLGKVISYDRSSFAVKLTINTDLAIGDGIEIWNGEEQSPGTVVTGLEVNGKRVESAKAGDIVTIKNIKGNISKDNKVYKTSDKRLNNTALESISGKFYRRVPIYGKIEIRKNKPAGLTVRDDLGNIVSVIGSVDAEDALNRPLTKERVMEQVTKTGQTPFEFIDIDVLVEENLSLPISEINNLRRNALEHLELKRAAKYSRKLSDDFAEKEKRVMYFPGNYRNKDKKILLSACIYRFDENIDYGSLDIDRLYIPLSASLNKKANQVISDLKNKEVYIYIPSITRGNYDKLIRSKLPEFINLGADGLLVGNIGHVNRDKYPSHINIMGDYSLNCFNSSSLEQFAQLGLKGITLSVELTLNQIRNLADIAGLSKEVIVYGRIPLMTSEYCPVGSVIGGFDSKTKCSGVCEKSEYCLKDRMGEKFPVICDRIDCRSTVFNSKVLLIEENIDKIKDAGVDIIRLNFTDETAEEMNGIVRLHRDLIESGKKALSSHEELIDRVKKRGFTRGHYFRGV from the coding sequence ATGGACAAAATAGAATTATTGGCACCGGCAGGAGATTGGGAATCATTTTTGGCAGCAGTGGAAAACGGGGCAGATGCAGTTTATCTTGGAGGAAAATTGTTTAATGCAAGGCAGTTTGCTTCAAACTTCGACATTGAAAGGATTACAGAAGCTATTCGTTATGCCCATGTCAGAGGCGTAAAATTGTATCTTACAATGAATACCCTTATGTCCGACAATGAACTTTTGGAGGGTGTGCGTTTTTTTAAAGAAGCATATCTTGCAGGAATAGATGGTGTAATTGTTCAAGACTTGGGTTTTGCAAGGATTATAAAACAGCTTTTCCCTGATGTTCCTGTTCATGCAAGTACACAGATGACAATATACAATTTGGACGGAGTGGAAGTCTTAAGCAGAATGGGGTTTGAGAGGATTGTGCTGGCCAGAGAGCTTTCCTTGGAAGAAATTAAAGATATAACCGACAAAACATTTACTGAGATAGAGATTTTCATTCATGGTGCCTTATGTGTATCTTATTCGGGTCAATGCCTTATGAGCAGTATAATTGGCGGAAGAAGCGGTAACAGAGGAAAATGTGCACAACCTTGCCGGCTTCCCTATGAACTTGTGGAAAAAGAATCGGATAAAGCGGTAAGCAGAAACAAAGGATTATATCTTATGAGTCCTAAAGATTTATGCAGTATTGAAATACTGGACAAAATCAAGGAGGCAGGTGTTAAATCCTTAAAGATTGAAGGAAGGATGAAGGGTCCTGAGTATGTTGCGGTTGTTACAAGAACTTACAGGAAGTATCTCGATGAACATGTTATAAAAAACGAAAGTGGTACAAATGGGAAATATGTTGTCGACGACAGCGATATTAAGGAGCTTTCCCAGGTATTCAATCGAAGAGGATTTTCAAGAGGATACCTTGAGGGTAAGACGGGAAGTACTATGATGAGCTATGAAAAACCGAAAAACTGGGGTATTTACTTGGGGAAGGTGATTTCCTACGACCGGTCTTCCTTTGCCGTTAAGTTAACTATAAATACTGACCTTGCAATAGGTGACGGAATAGAAATCTGGAATGGAGAAGAACAAAGCCCCGGTACAGTGGTAACCGGTCTTGAAGTAAACGGGAAAAGGGTGGAAAGCGCTAAAGCCGGAGATATTGTAACTATAAAAAATATAAAGGGAAATATATCAAAGGACAACAAAGTATATAAAACTTCCGACAAAAGGCTTAATAATACCGCTCTGGAAAGTATATCCGGGAAGTTTTACAGGAGAGTACCTATTTACGGGAAAATTGAAATTAGAAAAAATAAACCTGCTGGCTTAACTGTTAGAGATGATTTGGGAAATATTGTGTCGGTTATCGGTTCAGTAGATGCAGAAGATGCTTTGAACAGGCCCCTTACAAAGGAAAGGGTAATGGAGCAGGTGACGAAAACGGGACAAACTCCCTTTGAATTTATAGATATTGATGTTTTGGTTGAAGAAAATCTATCATTACCTATAAGTGAAATCAATAATTTACGGCGCAATGCCCTGGAACATTTGGAATTGAAAAGGGCTGCAAAATACTCAAGAAAATTGTCGGATGATTTTGCTGAAAAAGAAAAGCGTGTGATGTATTTCCCGGGAAATTATCGAAATAAAGATAAAAAAATTTTGCTTTCTGCATGTATATACAGATTTGATGAAAATATAGATTATGGAAGTTTGGATATAGACAGGCTGTATATTCCTTTGAGTGCATCGCTAAACAAAAAAGCAAATCAAGTGATTTCTGACTTAAAAAATAAGGAAGTGTATATTTATATACCTTCTATAACGAGGGGAAATTATGATAAGCTAATAAGGTCAAAGCTCCCGGAATTTATAAATTTAGGTGCAGATGGGCTGCTTGTCGGAAATATTGGGCATGTAAATAGGGATAAATATCCTTCCCACATTAATATCATGGGGGATTACTCTTTAAATTGCTTTAACAGCTCTTCTTTAGAACAATTTGCCCAGTTAGGGTTAAAGGGCATAACTTTGTCTGTTGAACTGACACTAAATCAGATTAGAAATCTTGCCGATATTGCAGGGCTATCAAAAGAGGTAATAGTATATGGAAGGATTCCTCTTATGACAAGCGAGTATTGTCCTGTAGGAAGTGTTATCGGAGGTTTTGATTCAAAGACAAAGTGCAGTGGTGTTTGTGAGAAAAGTGAATACTGTTTGAAAGACAGAATGGGAGAGAAATTCCCTGTTATATGTGATAGAATAGACTGCAGAAGTACCGTTTTCAACTCAAAGGTTTTGCTTATAGAGGAGAATATTGACAAGATAAAGGATGCAGGTGTAGATATAATCCGGTTGAACTTTACCGATGAAACAGCTGAAGAGATGAACGGAATTGTCCGTTTGCACAGGGATTTGATTGAATCCGGAAAGAAGGCTCTGAGTTCTCATGAAGAATTAATTGATAGGGTAAAAAAACGAGGATTTACAAGGGGGCACTATTTTAGAGGAGTATAA